In the genome of Felis catus isolate Fca126 chromosome E1, F.catus_Fca126_mat1.0, whole genome shotgun sequence, the window ACTGCCTTTTAACTTTCGTGACAATGTCTTTGAAGTACaaaggtttttttaatctttgatttttatcttttatttttaagtaatctctacacccaacacggagctcgaactcatgaccccgagatcgagagtcgctCACTccccccactgagccagccaggtgccccatcaaagggttttttttttttttgatctttaatCTTGATGATGTCATtgatctttttccctttgctccttgTGTTTTGGTGTCCTAAGAAACGACTGCCTAATTCAAGCTCAGGAAGAGTTaagcctatgttttcttccaagcaTTTTTATAGTTCTGGCAtttatatttagatctttgatccattttgggtTCTCTTTTGtacatggtgtgaggtaggggtccaacctCAAACACCAATGGCCATTGATGTATGTGACGCAGCCTGAATACAAACCCCAAAGGAGGGGGTTTGGAAAGCTCCCACATGCCACCACACTGGCCCCAAACCCCACGGGGACAAAAACTCCTTCGTTTGGGACCTCGTCCTATGTATCTCtccatctggctgttgattcatACGTCCTTTGTAATAAACTTTTAGTCTAACGGTAAAAAGGTCTCCCAGGTTCCAAGAGCCACTGGAGCAAATTGAACCcgaggagggggtcatgggaacctgtGACCGATTGACAGGCAGTTGGTCAGAAGCAGAGGCTAACCACCTGGGCTTGTGGCTGGCGTCTGACGAGGGGGCAGCCTCGTTGGACTGGTGAATATGATGTTACCACGGCGTATATACGGTCAGAATTGAGTTGTAGGAGACCCAGGTGGTGTCCAAAAGTTACTTGATGGTATGGGGACCCCCCCCATCCCGTGCCGGCACACACGCACCGGAACCGAGCGTGGAACGTCTTACCTGGCCACCCCTCATGTAGGGTCAGTAGTCAGGAGGCACGCTGAGAACATCCCTCCGTCTTGCTCGTGTTCTCCCCACGACCCTTCTTGCGGCCACGTGTTCCGGGCCCCGGGGAGGTTAATACACATACCTTAGAAACGCCCACCCAGGTCAGGATCGGGGGAGGTCTGTTTCGGCCTCCCATGAATGGTAGGGATTAACGGTCTTTCCCCTTCCTGATGTACAGGTAGTGGCGCCACGTGATCTGATCAAAGGTTGGCTGTACATCAGGTGCACGTGAACCCTGTGACCTCACCACAAGGCCCTACTGCTCGTCCCTTGCTCTGTAAAAGTCTGCGGACTGAGGGCCAGATGTGGCCGAGAAGAGCCGGGCAGCTGGATGGTTGGCCGCCCGATCCCGCGTCAGTAAGTTACCCCGAAGGAAACTGTTACCTGTGTGGGGTCGCCTGCTGCTCTCTGGTCTCAGAGCCTTCTTGATCCGGGGGACACTCTACCACCCTTTCCCCACCTTGTAACAGGACCCATGTCTGCTCTTTACTTTCCATTAACACCGCGCCCAACTGTCTACCTACCAGCTGCCTGGTGCCGCGGCAGCAGGACGGGGGTACCCAGTGGGCACGGGCCTGACGCCGAGGGGGAACACGTGCTaggaaagcaggggagaaggCGTCCGAGGAAACCGAAGGTTGGGATTCGCGTAGAGGGGAGCAGGGAACGGGGGGAGACGGAGGCTGGCTGGGAGGGGCCGGGAAGCAGAGTGGGTAAGCGTGGGTTATTATCCTGATTTACTTCTGACCCTTTGGGGGAGGAATTGAATTCTTAGAGGATGATGGGGCCAGGTGGGTGACTGCACCTGCTGAGACGCTACCGTGGCAAACGGTATGAGTAGCGGCCAATTGCGAAGCACTCACTCCACGTAACACGAACTACTGAGTTCTAAATGCCGTGGACTCCGCCCTTCTGTCCAGGTCACGTCTATATTTTAACAGCATTCAGACAAACCCTCTTACTGCACATATGGGACCACCAGCTTTCAGGCACTGTCTCCTCAATAAACAGCCTCCCTCCTTCCAAGTATGAATATGCTGGTTTAATTAGGTGTGTTAGTTTCCCGTGGCTACCATAACGTGTAACAGACCCAGTGGCTTGAAACGACAGGGACGCACTCCCTtccggttctggaggccagaaatccaaaaCAAGGGGGTCacactccctctggaggctctagcgGGGGGTCTGGTCCCTGCCTCTGCCAGCCGGCGGTGGCTGCCGGCATCCCGGGCTTGTGGTCACATCACTCCCACCTGCCTCTGCGGTCACACTGCCTCCTCGTCTCGTCTCAAATCTCCCCGGGCCATTCTCTAATAAACACACTGGTCGTTGGATTTGGGGCCCCGTGCAGATATTTCAGGACACTCCCTTCATCTCCAGATCCTTGATTATTCCTGCTAAAGACCCTTTTTCCGAATAAGGCACGGTCACAGGTCCCAGGAATCAGGACACGGACATGCCTCTGGGGGGAATCACCATCTAACCCTCTGTACTAGGAGATTTTAAATAAACTACAAGCATGAAgcaccgggctggctcagtcagtggagcacacgactcttgaccttggggtcaggagttcaagccccacgctggacaCAGAGGTTACTTAGAAAAGAATAGTAATAATAAGCtacaaatgcaaaaatagaaaattttcatttgggTAGAAGGTCATactgaaaaaggaaatatatcatGATATTCTAGACagcaaaaaatcaaaaaccaaagcctttaaaatatatgcatttaatgtaCAGGACTAGAAAAGACTCTTTGATAATACACATATTCCAGGTAAACACAGGCATCTTTAATCTATGAATATTTAATCGCAAATATTAATGCCCTGAGTTCCTCTTCCATATAAAGGAGAAACTCCAAACCCTGTTCTTTAGGAAGACGTGGCAGGCAAGCAGCACTATTTATCCTCTTTCTCTGGGGACAGGACGTTGTACATGGGTTACAGAAGAAAAGTATTAGACTCCACTAAATTTAAGCACAAGACACAGCTAAAATTTCCCACTGTGGGAACTAAATATTTGATGCTTAGGAGTgtgaataaataagataattaaatatTAGGCACAGCGCGGATTCCAAAACTAACTGAAGTATgagaaaaaattatacaaataccTAGGGGTCATTTCATATAAACCTTGCTACTGGCTGCATTCCAGGCTTCCCTTTCTATTCCGGAGAGATCGGCCAGTTCTTTGTCCACGCACGGTCTTCCACGGCTGGGCTCCCAGACAGCAAACTGTTTCCCGTCACTGAAAGCCTGATCACGAAAGGATTTATTTTAGGAACGAAAACAACTTCTTTCCTCTTTACTAAAGATCACGGGTGTGTTTTCTGCTTGCTTCTGTCCCTTGGCTAACTTCCCCACGTAAGACACGGGGGTGGACACGGGCAGGCAGTCTGTGCTGGCTCTCTCCAGGGGCAGTGGCTGGGTAATAAGGAAGCCACCCACTTAACCCTTTTCTCACTTGATCGCATCCAAAGAGTGAGTCAAAAGGATCAAGGTTACACAGGACTCATGACCAAGGCGGAACGTTTACAAACATCCCTGACGGGCCAAGCCGGCTCTGCCTCCTCAGTCGTGCCCCTCGGTGAGTTGTTACTGAACCAGGGACCCTTCCCACCTACTAGAGTCTCTGAGGGACGGACAGATGCTCCAGAGATCAGCCCAGGCGGGTGTGGGGACACCTCAGGAGAGCAGGCCAAAAAAGAGGGGGCTGCGGAGTACAAGAGAGCGCGAACAAAGCGAAGCCGAGAAACGTACGGTTCACGAGAGTAAGACTCATCCTTGACATAAATCCTCTGTGACTCTACTGACGGGTCCTGTTACTGCCTAGAAGTTAAGATACTTTCAGTCTTTTGCCTTCCCTTTCCACACTGTCCCTAATATTCTGTAGCTTCCTGGAGTTCTGGACCAGGAACGCCAGGCTCTCCCTAAAATCACTAGTCCCCTGATCTCTGCCAGCATTCTCGAGCTCGTCAAACAAAGCCAGTGTCCGTCTGAGTTTGGCCTGAACAATTTTCTGTTCCTCCAGTTCTGCGAGCAGGGCCTGCTGGGCGCGTGCTTCAGTCTTGTATCTCTCCTGCAACTCTTCAATTTCTCTCTGGAGAAGCTGGAATTCTTTCTCACCACAAGGATGCGTCTCCTGGGCTTTATCCTCCGGAAGCAAGACGTTTGGCGGGATACGCAAAACCAACTGTAAAAACAGCTGCTCCATTTTGCCAAAGAGGCTGTCAAATCGTCCTTTCATGAAGCCGAGAAACTTCTCCGTGCATTTACGAATCTGGACGGGACTGATCTCGCAGCCCGGGATGCCGTCCAGCTTCTTCAGGATGACCTGCTCCACGGCCTGCGTCACCTCGAACAGGTAGTCCTGAAACGCGATGTAGACCCTAAGCATGCACGTCTGCGGCGTAAACCCAAAGAACTGGGCCTCGTAGGCCATCGGGTCCACAGACATCTCGGCTACTTCTGCTGTGTTAATTTCCACGGCGAGAAACCTGCAAATGTCAACAGGAGAAAATCCACTTGGATAAGCAATCGTCTGATGAAAGGAGCATCAGATGAAAGATGAAAGAGTGTGTGACAGACAGCGGTGAGCAAGCAAGCAAAAGGAAGAAGCCGACGCAACCTAAGGAGTCTGTGCGCCCTGACGCGGCCTGCTCATCCTCGACAGGATACAAACCCGGCCTCCCGGaggctctccccccccccccaccccgcccgcctCATTAtccagggctctgggctggggctCAGTCTCCTGAACTGTTACCATCCTGGGCGACATTCACATTTGGACGGATGACCTAAGCCTCCGTTTcttgggttttgatggttttcgtCCCTTTTCTCACCTGGCCGCTGCTACTGGTAACCCCTCCCCGGCTGCTCCCACATACTGACCATGACCTCATGTGCCATTCTCAAATTACACCACAGCCTTCAAGGCCCTCAGTGCCGAGATCCGCTCCCTTGCTCGGTCCACCCACTGCACTTAGGCTCTGCCACCCAGCCCTCCAACCACACCCCTGCCGATGTCCTcaacctccccccgccccgcacccgCCGTCCTACGAACCCAGCCATCTGAAAGCCCCAGCTGCCGCTGACTGAGCCTCCTGTCAGCTTTATAACCATGACCTGATTTTTCAAGGGTCTGGGGTCATTCCTTTCGAGTGTAAACATCTAGGAAAAGAGCACtcagaccccctccccccgccccagcactgCGGGGATTTAACCAAGGCACCCTTTTCCGAGCTGTACAATACGCTTATTCTAGAAACGGGAGCGGCCTCATCATTCCTTCAGATAAAGGCAGTCAGTTCAAACAAATGGCCAGCTCAACTACCAGGTGAACGTGGGAGAACCTTcatgaaagaatttgaagcaaATGGTGCAGGCcacaggctcctgggtggctcagtcgcttaagcacccgacttcggatgaggtcatgatctcacggcctgtggcttccagccccgcatcgggctaggtgccgacggctcagagcctggagcctgcttgggattctgtgtctccctctctctctgcccctccccaactagcactctgtctgtctctgtctctcaaaaaataaaattaaaatgttaaaaacatttttttaaataaataaatttaaaaaatggtgcagGCCAATTTTTTTACAGGAAGAGAAGACATCGTTAATCTCGAGAATTCGTGTTATATGACGGCTAAATCGTGTTCAACTGGTGGGCCGCCTAAAGTGGGCagaatttctggggcgcctgggtggctcaggcggttaagcgtcccactcggctcaggtcatgatctcacggttcgtgagttcgagccccacgtcgagttctgtgctgacagctcagagcctggagcccgcttcggattctgtgtctccctctctctctctgcccctcccctgctcgcaatcaatctctctctctctctctctctctctctctctctctctctctctctcaaaaacaaataaaacattaaaaaatttaaaaaaataaaaataaagtgggcaGAATTTCTTTCCGCCTTTGTAACCCCACCCACAGACGACACGACGCACGGTGACCTGGACATGCGCACCCACGTCTGTAGAGAGGGCTGTGGCTTGGCAGGATTTCCATTTCCTCGAGCTCCCCAACACCTTCCTTCAGATCAAGTTCAAGCTCTTTGGACACAGCTTGCAACGGCCTTCATCCCGTGACCTCCGCCAACAGCTGTCTTCCCGGTTAAGGACCTCGGGCGTGCCTACGGAGTATTTCCTATTTCAAGGCACTTTTTGGTCCTTACTGGATTCTCCCGTCTTTCAGCTCCCAGAGGAACCTACTCTAGTGTTTTAACGTAGGTCTTTTTCAGTCCCTCTGTCATTGATGTGCTAGGTGTCAGATATTCCTGACACGTGGTTTTGTATCCACACGCACGCTACGTTTTCACGTCTGCAGCCACGCCACGTCATCACACTCGGCGTCCCGACTTAGTTTTCCACCGACTCTATCACACGCGTAAACCACACTGGACGTGCCCACTCCGCTCTCAGCACCTTGCTTCCAGAACTAACCGTGTAAGGAACACCCGCCTATCATGTTTCCCCGGGGACCTGCAGGCTACTTCCACAGGCAAGTAGTTGCTGGGCCACGCAGCTTATTCATGCTGATGCCACTAAATACCGCCAAAATGTTCTCCAGAActccgggggaggggcagaggtggcagCTCAGGCTGACTGACACACCCCCCCCTCGCAGTCCCAGAACATTTCTCATGTCTTCACCAACACCTGACACTATCCAACATCCTAATTTCTGCCAATCTGGTAGGTGTaacattgtttatttcttgttactttttgagagggagggggagggagcagagagggggagagagaatcccaagcaggcgccacactcagcacagagtcctacacggggctcgatctcaccaaccctgggatcatgacccaactgaaatcaagagtccgacgttTACCAGACGCCCCAGGCGCCCAAATGTTTTAGAGTGTGGCTTTCTGAAAACCAGAAGTATGTACCCGACACACAGCCTGGGCGCTGAGGGCTGAAACTACCtacactctccccacccccaccttacTGTTTACATTAGCGTGACTTTACTATCCTGGGAGACCAGGATATTTTCACTGTTCAAACGGCTTGACTGTGCAGTATGAACCCCCCCAAAAGATGGATCAACTCTTCAACGGGAAACCTCAATCATCTGCACCATGAGGTCTCCGAAACCCTCGCCTCTGCTGTTTCCACCAATGCTAGGCGGTTAGGGCAGGATCCTTACCCAATCCCATCAAGCCCCCAGGCGGAAAGATCCACCTTAACCCAACCCTGCGGTTCTCAATACTTTCCCAATTTGCCAGTCATCCCTTTGAGAGACCGACTGCCGAAGCTCCGAGGAGgggttcccacccccaccccacccccaccagggcAAGCAATACATTCAGCACGGTTTTACCAAAGGGTCGTGAGGGTGGTACTTGGGGAGCAGACTAACTTTTTTaagctaatttatttattctttagtcCTCTCTGCACCGGCGTGGGGCTCTAACTCCCCTCCCGGAAAGGAAGAGTCGCAAGCTCTCCGgacccagccagccaggcgcccccaggcgaGACTATTTTAATGCGGATTTCTCTGATCGCTGGTAAAGTTGGGCAACGCGGCGTGTGCAGATCTGCTCCGGGGGGTTCTCCCCGTGCGGTACCCCCTCCTACCCCGTGACAGCCCACCCTCCCCAGCCTTGCGCTCGGGCCCTTCGTCATCCGCCACCACACCTGCCGCTCACTCCCCGTTCCGGAAGCCGTCACTGCTTCCCGACCGCCACCCCAACACGCCGTGACGCTCCTCGCTTTGCCGGCCAGGACCCGACCACTCTCTTCCACCAAACCCAGCTACCTTCCTTCCCCGAGGTGTTTTCGTCCCCTCAGGGAAGGGCGCCGTGGCCCAGCACCCGCTCCGAGCCGCCGCCAGGGCTGGGATTCTCTCCGGGCCGCCCGCCTCGCCTCCGCCGCTCGGGGACCGCCGCGCAGCCCCGACCCCGCCGGGCGGGGACCACTTCCGGCGCGCAGCCCCCTCCCGCCGGGCCCCGCGGCATGCCGGGATCTCGGGGCAGGCGGCGCGCGGCCCGGCGGGCGGGCGCCCGGCGGTGGTGCCGAGCGCGGCCCCGTCCCTGCCCGCTGGTCCCCGGA includes:
- the MIS12 gene encoding protein MIS12 homolog, whose protein sequence is MSVDPMAYEAQFFGFTPQTCMLRVYIAFQDYLFEVTQAVEQVILKKLDGIPGCEISPVQIRKCTEKFLGFMKGRFDSLFGKMEQLFLQLVLRIPPNVLLPEDKAQETHPCGEKEFQLLQREIEELQERYKTEARAQQALLAELEEQKIVQAKLRRTLALFDELENAGRDQGTSDFRESLAFLVQNSRKLQNIRDSVEREGKRLKVS